The DNA segment GGTCTGTTGATCGCGATCGACGAGATGGTAAAGGGGTTTTCTCTCCGCGCCTTCTCCGCCGCATCGTTCGGCCTCCTGCTGGGCACGTTGATCGCTCTGTTGATCGACAAATCCGGCCTGTTCGTTTATGTGGAGGACAAGCCGGTGCGCTGGCTGGTTCGACTCTGCATCTTTCTCGGCTTCGGTTACATCGGCATGATTCTGGCCATGCGCAGCAACAAGGAGGATTTCTACCTGATCATCCCGTTCGTGCGTTTCGCTTCACAAAGCAAACCCGAGAGTCTGCTGGTGCTCGACACCAGCGTCATCATCGACGGCCGCATCGCCGAACTTGTCGAAGGAGGATTTCTCGAAGGGACGATCGTGGTGCCGCGGTTTGTGCTGAAGGAATTGCAGCTGGTGGCAGATTCTGCCGACCCTGTTCGCCGCGCCCGAGGCCGTCGCGGTCTCGAAATGCTCAGCCGCATCCAGCGCAGCACACGCAACGAGGTGAAGATTCACGAAGTTGATTTTCCCGAGGAAAGCGGTGTGGATGCCAAGCTGGTTCGGTTGACACGCGCGCTTTCGGCCAAATTATTCACTAATGATTACAACCTCGGCAAAATCGCCGAGCTTCAGTCCGTTTCGCACATCAATATTCATGAGCTGGCCCGGGCCATGAAACCGGCGATTCTTCCCGGTGAGTCCTTCAACCTGAAAATCGTTCGGGAAGGCAAGGACAAGGCCCAGGGTGTCGGTTATCTGAACGATGGCACCATGGTGGTGGTCAACAATGCCCACGGTTTCATTGGTCAGCAAATCGATG comes from the Candidatus Angelobacter sp. genome and includes:
- a CDS encoding PIN domain-containing protein, with the protein product MSLWILRIFFLGLCTLGGYAVSQVRPELINDGLWGGVAGFGFGGLLIAIDEMVKGFSLRAFSAASFGLLLGTLIALLIDKSGLFVYVEDKPVRWLVRLCIFLGFGYIGMILAMRSNKEDFYLIIPFVRFASQSKPESLLVLDTSVIIDGRIAELVEGGFLEGTIVVPRFVLKELQLVADSADPVRRARGRRGLEMLSRIQRSTRNEVKIHEVDFPEESGVDAKLVRLTRALSAKLFTNDYNLGKIAELQSVSHINIHELARAMKPAILPGESFNLKIVREGKDKAQGVGYLNDGTMVVVNNAHGFIGQQIDVQVQSLVQTGAGVLVFADVKTPVTA